Proteins encoded within one genomic window of Argiope bruennichi chromosome 7, qqArgBrue1.1, whole genome shotgun sequence:
- the LOC129976142 gene encoding organic cation transporter protein-like isoform X1: MIQKRMAALDKEKCNPFHEAVQGKEDLMNLVRGEGPWQRRILLVCIGIFIPFSCHNLAMTFFAPNLDYWCARPPNSSLTVEEWKEMALPPNDKQCSRYKHWNISKMAWNSFSVTMKNETVSCDSWEYDDSVYKSTVLGEWNLVCDREWFISLSKSIFIAGYMCSVTVFGYLADKFGRRTVITICNAISVVSAIACAFSTSFFMFAIARFFVAVGSAGAFSTAFVLVMEVIGPDYRSLYGIGINAGWVFGYLILPGIVLLLKDWFHVQLVITIPSIVFLSSWWVLPESPRWLLTRGKTVALMQVLSNSAKTNGIHFEDIKPILQDTISKTSKVKEKEDSNANILQLLRPGLLRNTLIVFYMWCVVAFVYYGITYNTNELAGDPFVNYVAYGLVEVPAYVVTYYLIKSKGRRNPLAISLGAAGTACLLMYPIPDDPWWLGSILSLFGKFCITCAFGIIYVFTAEIFPTVVRNAGLGSASVSARIGSIIAPFVRELGKATHPVVPQLFFGILAASAGFLVLLLPETNNLVIPDTLQEASEIAR; the protein is encoded by the exons ATGATTCAAAAAA GAATGGCGGCACTTGACAAAGAAAAATGCAATCCTTTTCATGAAGCTGTCCAGGGGAAGGAAGACCTCATGAACTTGGTGAGGGGTGAAGGGCCTTGGCAAAGGAGGATTCTGTTGGTatgcattggaatttttattcctttttcatgTCATAATCTGGCCATGACTTTTTTTGCTCCTAATCTGGATTACTGGTGCGCCCGACCCCCAAATTCCAGCCTGACTGTGGAGGAATGGAAAGAAATGGCTTTGCCTCCGAATGACAAGCAGTGCTCAAG atATAAACATTGGAATATCTCAAAAATGGCGTGGAATTCCTTCAGCGTTACAATGAAAAATGAGACAGTCTCTTGCGATTCTTGGGAATATGACGATTCTGTTTATAAGTCTACAGTTCTAGGAGAA TGGAATTTGGTGTGCGATCGTGAATGGTTCATATCTTTGTCCAAATCAATTTTCATCGCAGGCTATATGTGCTCTGTAACCGTGTTTGGATATCTTGCCGacaa ATTCGGCAGGAGAACAGTAATAACTATCTGCAATGCTATTTCTGTGGTATCGGCAATCGCATGTGCTTTCTCTACCTCGTTCTTCATGTTTGCTATTGCTAGGTTCTTCGTCGCCGTTGGTTCTGCCGGAGCATTCAGTACGGCTTTTGTTTTGG tgaTGGAAGTTATTGGCCCTGATTATAGATCTTTGTATGGCATTGGGATAAATGCTGGTTGGGTCTTCGGTTACCTGATTCTGCCTGGCATTGTCTTGTTGCTGAAAGACTGGTTCCACGTACAACTTGTTATAACAATTCCGTCCATTGTTTTCCTTTCATCTTGGTG GGTGCTTCCTGAATCCCCTCGATGGTTATTAACCCGCGGGAAAACAGTTGCACTGATGCAAGTACTTTCAAATTCTGCAAAAACTAATGGAATTCATTTTGAGGATATAAAGCCGATACTGCAAGATACCATATCTAAGACAAGTAAG GTAAAAGAAAAGGAAGACTCAAACGCCAATATTTTGCAATTGCTGAGACCAGGGCTCCTGAGAAATACGCTTATAGTATTTTATATGtg GTGCGTGGTGGCTTTCGTGTACTATGGGATAACATACAACACGAATGAGTTAGCAGGTGATCCTTTTGTGAACTATGTTGCGTACGGTCTCGTAGAAGTGCCGGCGTACGTGGTGACATATTATTTGATCAAGTCCAAAGGCAGAAGAAATCCTCTGGCCATCAGCTTGGGAGCAGCAGGAACAGCTTGTCTGCTAATGTACCCGATACCAGACG ATCCATGGTGGCTCGGCAGCATTTTGTCGTTATTCGGAAAATTCTGCATCACTTGTGCTTTTGGTATCATTTATGTATTTACCGCTGAAATATTCCCCACGGTGGTGAGGAATGCTGGGCTCGGCTCGGCGTCAGTGAGTGCTCGAATCGGCTCTATCATCGCTCCTTTCGTCAGAGAATTA
- the LOC129976142 gene encoding organic cation transporter protein-like isoform X2 — translation MAALDKEKCNPFHEAVQGKEDLMNLVRGEGPWQRRILLVCIGIFIPFSCHNLAMTFFAPNLDYWCARPPNSSLTVEEWKEMALPPNDKQCSRYKHWNISKMAWNSFSVTMKNETVSCDSWEYDDSVYKSTVLGEWNLVCDREWFISLSKSIFIAGYMCSVTVFGYLADKFGRRTVITICNAISVVSAIACAFSTSFFMFAIARFFVAVGSAGAFSTAFVLVMEVIGPDYRSLYGIGINAGWVFGYLILPGIVLLLKDWFHVQLVITIPSIVFLSSWWVLPESPRWLLTRGKTVALMQVLSNSAKTNGIHFEDIKPILQDTISKTSKVKEKEDSNANILQLLRPGLLRNTLIVFYMWCVVAFVYYGITYNTNELAGDPFVNYVAYGLVEVPAYVVTYYLIKSKGRRNPLAISLGAAGTACLLMYPIPDDPWWLGSILSLFGKFCITCAFGIIYVFTAEIFPTVVRNAGLGSASVSARIGSIIAPFVRELGKATHPVVPQLFFGILAASAGFLVLLLPETNNLVIPDTLQEASEIAR, via the exons ATGGCGGCACTTGACAAAGAAAAATGCAATCCTTTTCATGAAGCTGTCCAGGGGAAGGAAGACCTCATGAACTTGGTGAGGGGTGAAGGGCCTTGGCAAAGGAGGATTCTGTTGGTatgcattggaatttttattcctttttcatgTCATAATCTGGCCATGACTTTTTTTGCTCCTAATCTGGATTACTGGTGCGCCCGACCCCCAAATTCCAGCCTGACTGTGGAGGAATGGAAAGAAATGGCTTTGCCTCCGAATGACAAGCAGTGCTCAAG atATAAACATTGGAATATCTCAAAAATGGCGTGGAATTCCTTCAGCGTTACAATGAAAAATGAGACAGTCTCTTGCGATTCTTGGGAATATGACGATTCTGTTTATAAGTCTACAGTTCTAGGAGAA TGGAATTTGGTGTGCGATCGTGAATGGTTCATATCTTTGTCCAAATCAATTTTCATCGCAGGCTATATGTGCTCTGTAACCGTGTTTGGATATCTTGCCGacaa ATTCGGCAGGAGAACAGTAATAACTATCTGCAATGCTATTTCTGTGGTATCGGCAATCGCATGTGCTTTCTCTACCTCGTTCTTCATGTTTGCTATTGCTAGGTTCTTCGTCGCCGTTGGTTCTGCCGGAGCATTCAGTACGGCTTTTGTTTTGG tgaTGGAAGTTATTGGCCCTGATTATAGATCTTTGTATGGCATTGGGATAAATGCTGGTTGGGTCTTCGGTTACCTGATTCTGCCTGGCATTGTCTTGTTGCTGAAAGACTGGTTCCACGTACAACTTGTTATAACAATTCCGTCCATTGTTTTCCTTTCATCTTGGTG GGTGCTTCCTGAATCCCCTCGATGGTTATTAACCCGCGGGAAAACAGTTGCACTGATGCAAGTACTTTCAAATTCTGCAAAAACTAATGGAATTCATTTTGAGGATATAAAGCCGATACTGCAAGATACCATATCTAAGACAAGTAAG GTAAAAGAAAAGGAAGACTCAAACGCCAATATTTTGCAATTGCTGAGACCAGGGCTCCTGAGAAATACGCTTATAGTATTTTATATGtg GTGCGTGGTGGCTTTCGTGTACTATGGGATAACATACAACACGAATGAGTTAGCAGGTGATCCTTTTGTGAACTATGTTGCGTACGGTCTCGTAGAAGTGCCGGCGTACGTGGTGACATATTATTTGATCAAGTCCAAAGGCAGAAGAAATCCTCTGGCCATCAGCTTGGGAGCAGCAGGAACAGCTTGTCTGCTAATGTACCCGATACCAGACG ATCCATGGTGGCTCGGCAGCATTTTGTCGTTATTCGGAAAATTCTGCATCACTTGTGCTTTTGGTATCATTTATGTATTTACCGCTGAAATATTCCCCACGGTGGTGAGGAATGCTGGGCTCGGCTCGGCGTCAGTGAGTGCTCGAATCGGCTCTATCATCGCTCCTTTCGTCAGAGAATTA